A genomic region of Mycobacterium senriense contains the following coding sequences:
- the atpB gene encoding F0F1 ATP synthase subunit A: protein MPETTFLAAAIEVGDHTQAKWLGMTVNTDTILSTGIAAVIVLALAFFLRAKITSKGVPSGVQLFWEAITEQMRGQIESAIGMRIAPFVLPLAVTIFVFILISNWLSVLPLQYTDKSGHATELLKSAAADINYVLALALFVFVCYHVAGIWRRGIIGHPLAVVKGHVAFLAPINLVEELAKPISLSLRLFGNIFAGGILVALIAMFPPYIMWAPNAIWKAFDLFVGAIQAFIFSILTILYFSQAMEIEDHHD from the coding sequence ATGCCTGAGACGACGTTCCTGGCCGCGGCGATCGAGGTTGGCGATCACACCCAAGCCAAGTGGCTCGGCATGACCGTCAACACCGACACGATTTTGTCGACCGGGATCGCTGCGGTGATCGTGTTGGCGCTGGCCTTCTTCCTGCGCGCGAAGATCACCTCCAAGGGCGTGCCCAGTGGCGTTCAGTTGTTCTGGGAGGCAATCACCGAACAGATGCGCGGACAGATTGAGAGCGCCATCGGCATGCGGATCGCCCCGTTCGTGCTGCCACTGGCCGTCACCATTTTCGTGTTCATCCTGATCTCCAACTGGTTGTCGGTGCTGCCGCTGCAGTACACCGACAAGTCGGGACACGCCACCGAACTGCTGAAGTCGGCGGCGGCGGACATCAATTACGTTCTGGCGCTGGCCCTTTTCGTCTTCGTCTGCTACCACGTGGCGGGCATCTGGCGCCGCGGCATAATCGGGCATCCGCTCGCCGTGGTGAAGGGCCATGTGGCGTTCTTGGCGCCGATCAACCTCGTCGAAGAGCTCGCGAAGCCGATCTCGTTGTCGCTGCGACTCTTCGGCAATATCTTCGCCGGCGGCATCCTGGTCGCGCTGATCGCGATGTTCCCGCCGTACATCATGTGGGCGCCCAACGCGATCTGGAAGGCCTTCGACCTGTTCGTCGGGGCGATCCAGGCGTTCATCTTCTCGATCCTGACCATTTTGTACTTCAGTCAAGCCATGGAGATCGAGGATCACCATGACTGA
- a CDS encoding F0F1 ATP synthase subunit C: MDPQIAAAALIGGGLIMGGGAIGAGIGDGIAGNALVSGIARQPEAQGRLFTPFFITVGLVEAAYFINLAFMALFVFATPVK; the protein is encoded by the coding sequence CTGGACCCTCAAATCGCTGCCGCCGCTCTCATCGGCGGTGGCCTGATCATGGGTGGCGGCGCGATCGGCGCCGGCATCGGTGACGGTATCGCCGGTAACGCGCTGGTTTCGGGTATCGCCCGGCAACCCGAGGCGCAGGGCCGGCTGTTCACGCCGTTCTTCATCACGGTCGGTCTGGTCGAGGCGGCCTACTTCATCAACCTCGCGTTCATGGCCTTGTTCGTCTTCGCTACCCCGGTCAAGTAA
- a CDS encoding F0F1 ATP synthase subunit B, whose product MGDASLSVLASSQMVAEGGNNFLVPNGTFFFVLAIFLIVLAVIGTFVVPPVMKVLRERDAMVAKTVADNKKAAEQFEAAKADYEEALSEARVQASSLRDNARAEGRKVIEDARARAEQQVMSTLQMASEQLKRERDAVELDLRANVASISATLASRILGVEVAPATASASATGKSGR is encoded by the coding sequence ATGGGTGACGCGAGTCTGAGCGTTCTGGCATCCAGCCAGATGGTGGCCGAGGGAGGCAACAACTTCCTCGTTCCCAACGGCACCTTCTTCTTCGTGCTGGCCATCTTCCTGATCGTGCTGGCCGTCATCGGTACATTCGTTGTGCCGCCGGTGATGAAGGTGTTGCGCGAGCGCGACGCCATGGTCGCCAAGACGGTTGCCGACAACAAGAAGGCGGCGGAGCAGTTCGAAGCGGCCAAGGCCGACTACGAAGAAGCCCTCAGCGAAGCGCGGGTTCAGGCGTCGTCGTTGCGCGACAACGCCCGCGCTGAAGGTCGTAAGGTGATCGAAGACGCGCGCGCCCGTGCCGAACAACAGGTGATGTCGACGTTGCAAATGGCATCCGAGCAATTGAAGCGGGAGAGGGACGCCGTGGAACTGGATCTGCGTGCCAACGTGGCTTCGATATCGGCGACGCTCGCCAGCCGGATCCTCGGCGTCGAGGTCGCACCCGCCACTGCGAGCGCATCCGCAACAGGAAAGTCCGGACGGTAA
- a CDS encoding F0F1 ATP synthase subunit B/delta encodes MSTFIGQLVGFAAIVFLVVRYVVPPVRRLMTARQDTVRQQLKDAATASDRLTESTTAHSEAIESAKSEGERIVEEAKSDSGRIAEQLRAQADVESERINTQGSRQVDLLRTQLSRQLRLELGHEAVRQAGELVRNFVADPAQQSATVDRFLEELDEMAPASADVQYPLMTKMRSSSRVALGHLSDKFGTIAKDLDDKGLSSLSSELVEVAQMLDREIVVTRYLTVPAEDGAPRVRLIERLVSGKVGDATLDVLRSAVSERWSANSDLIDAIEHVSRQALLEVAERQDKVDDVEEQLFRFSRILDAQPRLSILLGDFAVPVEGRVALLRKVLDSASGRVNPIVAALLTQTVQLLRGQPAEEAVQFLTEVAVARRGEIVAQVSAAAELSDDQRSRLTDVLGRIYGHTVAVQLQIDAELLGGLLISVADEVIDGTLASRLAMAEAQLPD; translated from the coding sequence ATGTCGACTTTCATCGGACAGCTGGTCGGATTCGCGGCCATCGTGTTTCTGGTCGTGCGGTATGTCGTGCCGCCGGTGCGTCGACTGATGACCGCTCGCCAAGACACCGTGCGCCAACAGTTGAAAGATGCTGCGACCGCAAGTGATCGGTTGACCGAGTCGACAACGGCACATAGTGAGGCCATCGAATCGGCCAAGTCCGAGGGTGAACGGATCGTCGAGGAGGCCAAGTCCGACTCGGGGCGTATCGCCGAGCAGTTGCGGGCGCAGGCCGATGTCGAGTCGGAACGCATCAACACACAGGGCAGCCGGCAGGTCGATCTCCTGCGTACCCAGCTGAGCCGCCAGCTCCGTTTGGAACTGGGTCACGAAGCGGTTCGCCAGGCGGGCGAGTTGGTACGCAACTTCGTCGCCGACCCGGCACAGCAGTCAGCCACCGTCGACCGCTTCCTCGAGGAACTCGACGAAATGGCGCCCGCGTCGGCCGACGTCCAGTATCCCTTGATGACCAAGATGCGCTCGTCGAGCCGCGTCGCGCTGGGCCATTTGTCGGACAAGTTCGGCACCATAGCCAAAGACCTTGATGACAAGGGGCTTTCGAGTCTGTCCAGTGAACTGGTCGAGGTGGCCCAGATGCTGGACCGCGAGATCGTTGTCACCCGGTATCTCACCGTCCCCGCCGAGGACGGGGCCCCCAGGGTTCGCTTGATCGAGCGACTGGTCTCCGGCAAGGTCGGTGACGCCACACTCGACGTGCTGCGTTCGGCCGTATCTGAGCGTTGGTCGGCCAACTCCGACCTTATCGACGCCATCGAACACGTGTCTCGACAAGCGTTGCTCGAAGTCGCAGAACGTCAGGACAAGGTCGACGACGTCGAAGAACAGCTCTTCCGGTTCTCCCGCATCCTCGACGCGCAGCCGCGACTTTCCATCCTGTTGGGTGACTTCGCCGTTCCGGTGGAAGGGCGAGTTGCGTTGTTGCGCAAGGTGCTTGACAGCGCAAGCGGCAGGGTCAACCCCATCGTGGCTGCGTTGCTGACCCAGACGGTCCAACTGCTCAGGGGCCAGCCGGCCGAGGAGGCTGTTCAGTTCTTGACGGAAGTCGCCGTGGCGCGCCGCGGCGAGATCGTGGCCCAGGTCAGTGCGGCGGCCGAACTCAGCGATGACCAGCGATCTCGTCTCACCGACGTGCTCGGCCGCATCTACGGTCACACGGTGGCGGTGCAGCTGCAGATCGATGCCGAACTACTGGGCGGCCTGCTCATCTCCGTGGCCGATGAAGTGATCGACGGGACGCTCGCTTCTCGCCTTGCCATGGCCGAGGCTCAATTGCCCGACTGA
- the atpA gene encoding F0F1 ATP synthase subunit alpha — protein MAELTISADDIQSAIEEYVDSFTSDTSREEVGTVVDAGDGIAHVEGLPSVMTQELLEFPGGVLGVALNLDEHNVGAVILGDFEKIAEGQQVKRTGEVLSVPVGDGFLGRVVNPLGQPIDGRGDIDTDIRRALEIQAPSVVNRQSVSEPLQTGIKAIDAMTPIGRGQRQLIIGDRKTGKTAVCVDTILNQRENWESGDERKQVRCVYVAIGQKGTTIASVRRALEEGGAMDYTTIVAAPASDSAGFKWLAPYTGSAIAQHWMYEGKHVLIVFDDLSKQAEAYRAISLLLRRPPGREAYPGDVFYLHSRLLERCAKLSDELGGGSLTGLPIIETKANDISAYIPTNVISITDGQCFLESDLFNQGVRPAINVGVSVSRVGGAAQIKAMKEVAGSLRLDLSQYRELESFAAFASDLDATSKAQLERGERLVELLKQPQYQPMPVEEQVVSIFLGTGGHLDSVPVEDVRRFETELLDHMRASEEKFLSGVRDSGKLSEEGENQLTEIINNFKKGFAATGGGSVVPDEHVDALDEADLEKESVQVKKDKPKDKKKESKDSKKSSDKDKK, from the coding sequence ATGGCCGAGTTGACAATCTCCGCTGATGACATCCAGAGCGCCATCGAGGAGTACGTAGACTCTTTCACGTCCGACACCTCCCGGGAAGAGGTCGGTACCGTCGTCGACGCCGGGGACGGCATCGCGCACGTCGAAGGCCTGCCCTCGGTCATGACCCAGGAGCTGCTCGAGTTCCCCGGCGGCGTCCTGGGCGTCGCGCTCAACCTCGACGAGCACAACGTCGGCGCGGTGATCCTGGGTGACTTCGAGAAGATCGCAGAGGGACAGCAAGTCAAGCGCACCGGCGAGGTCTTGTCGGTCCCCGTCGGCGACGGCTTCCTGGGCCGCGTCGTCAATCCGCTCGGCCAGCCGATCGACGGCCGCGGAGACATCGACACCGACATCCGCCGCGCGCTGGAGATCCAAGCGCCGTCGGTGGTGAATCGGCAGAGCGTGAGCGAGCCGCTGCAGACCGGTATCAAGGCCATCGACGCCATGACCCCGATCGGTCGCGGCCAGCGGCAGCTGATCATCGGCGACCGCAAGACCGGCAAGACCGCTGTTTGCGTGGACACCATCCTCAACCAGCGGGAGAACTGGGAATCCGGCGACGAGCGCAAGCAGGTGCGCTGCGTGTACGTGGCCATCGGCCAGAAGGGCACCACGATCGCGTCGGTCCGGCGCGCGCTGGAAGAGGGCGGCGCGATGGACTACACCACCATCGTCGCGGCGCCGGCATCCGACTCCGCCGGCTTCAAATGGCTTGCGCCGTACACGGGTTCGGCGATCGCCCAGCACTGGATGTACGAGGGCAAGCACGTGCTGATCGTCTTCGACGACCTGAGCAAGCAGGCCGAGGCGTACCGGGCGATCTCGCTGCTGCTGCGCCGCCCGCCGGGTCGCGAGGCCTACCCCGGCGACGTCTTCTACCTGCACTCGCGCCTGTTGGAGCGCTGCGCCAAGCTGTCCGACGAACTCGGTGGCGGCTCCCTGACCGGGCTGCCGATCATCGAGACCAAGGCCAACGACATCTCCGCCTACATCCCCACCAACGTCATCTCCATCACCGACGGGCAGTGCTTCCTGGAGTCCGACCTGTTCAACCAGGGTGTGCGCCCCGCAATCAATGTCGGTGTGTCCGTGTCCCGCGTGGGTGGTGCGGCGCAGATCAAGGCGATGAAGGAAGTCGCCGGCTCGCTGCGACTGGACTTGTCGCAGTACCGCGAACTGGAATCGTTCGCCGCCTTCGCCTCGGACCTGGACGCGACGTCCAAGGCGCAGCTGGAGCGAGGTGAACGCCTTGTCGAGCTGCTCAAGCAGCCGCAGTACCAGCCCATGCCGGTCGAGGAGCAAGTGGTTTCGATCTTCCTGGGCACCGGCGGACACCTGGACTCGGTGCCCGTGGAGGACGTCCGGCGTTTCGAGACCGAGCTGCTGGACCACATGCGGGCTTCGGAGGAGAAGTTCCTGAGCGGTGTCCGCGACAGCGGAAAGCTCTCGGAAGAGGGCGAGAACCAGCTCACTGAGATCATCAACAACTTCAAGAAGGGCTTCGCGGCCACCGGCGGTGGATCGGTGGTGCCCGACGAGCACGTCGATGCACTGGACGAAGCCGACCTGGAAAAGGAGTCCGTACAGGTCAAGAAGGACAAGCCCAAGGACAAGAAGAAGGAATCCAAGGATTCCAAGAAGTCCTCGGACAAGGACAAGAAGTAG
- a CDS encoding F0F1 ATP synthase subunit gamma: MAATLRELRGRIRSAGSIKKITKAQEMIATSRIGKAQARLESARPYAFQITSMLTTLSSEAALDHPLLVEREEPKRAGVLVLSSDRGLCGAYNSSIFRRSEELFSLLREEGKTPVVYTVGRKALNYFKFRNWDITESWTGFSEQPTYENAAEIARTLVETFMAGAGDDESQDDEGVDELHIVYSEFKSMMSQAAAAHRIAPLVMEYVEDTDELHTLYSFEPDATTLFEALLPRYVTTRVYAALLESAASELASRQRAMKSATDNADDLIKELTLMANRERQAQITQEISEIVGGANALADAK; the protein is encoded by the coding sequence ATGGCAGCAACACTTCGCGAATTACGTGGCCGGATTCGTTCGGCCGGGTCGATTAAAAAGATCACTAAGGCCCAGGAGATGATCGCGACATCGCGCATCGGGAAGGCACAGGCCCGCCTGGAATCCGCCCGACCCTACGCATTCCAGATCACCTCGATGCTCACCACGTTGTCCTCCGAAGCCGCGCTGGACCATCCTTTGCTGGTCGAGCGAGAAGAGCCGAAGCGGGCCGGTGTCCTGGTGCTGTCCTCGGACCGTGGCTTGTGCGGCGCGTACAACTCGAGCATCTTCCGTCGCTCCGAGGAGCTGTTCTCCCTGCTGCGGGAGGAGGGCAAGACGCCGGTTGTCTACACGGTGGGTCGTAAAGCGCTGAACTACTTCAAGTTCCGCAACTGGGACATCACGGAATCGTGGACGGGCTTCTCCGAGCAACCGACGTATGAGAATGCCGCGGAGATCGCGAGGACCTTGGTCGAGACTTTCATGGCCGGGGCGGGCGACGACGAGTCACAGGACGACGAGGGCGTGGACGAACTGCACATCGTCTACTCGGAGTTCAAGTCGATGATGTCGCAGGCCGCGGCGGCCCACCGCATCGCTCCACTGGTCATGGAGTACGTCGAGGACACCGACGAACTCCACACGTTGTACTCGTTCGAGCCCGACGCGACAACGCTTTTCGAGGCGTTGTTGCCGCGGTATGTGACGACCCGGGTTTACGCCGCGTTGCTCGAATCCGCGGCATCGGAGCTCGCGTCGCGTCAACGAGCGATGAAGTCGGCAACGGACAACGCCGATGACCTGATCAAAGAGCTCACGCTGATGGCGAACCGCGAGCGGCAGGCTCAGATCACCCAAGAGATCAGCGAAATCGTCGGCGGCGCAAACGCGCTGGCCGACGCTAAGTAG
- the atpD gene encoding F0F1 ATP synthase subunit beta, protein MAATTGTTEKSDKSTKSETSGRVVRITGPVVDVEFPRGSVPELFNALNAEITFEELAKTLTLEVAQHLGDNLVRTISLQPTDGLVRGVEVTDSGKPISVPVGQEVKGHVFNALGDCLDKPGYGEEFEHWSIHRKPPPFEELEPRTEMLETGLKVVDLLTPYVRGGKIALFGGAGVGKTVLIQEMINRIARNFGGTSVFAGVGERTREGNDLWVELKEADVLKDTALVFGQMDEPPGTRMRVALSALTMAEWFRDEAGQDVLLFIDNIFRFTQAGSEVSTLLGRMPSAVGYQPTLADEMGELQERITSTRGKSITSMQAVYVPADDYTDPAPATTFAHLDATTELSRSVFSKGIFPAVDPLASSSTILDPSIVGDDHYRVAQEVIRILQRYKDLQDIIAILGIDELSEEDKPLVQRARRIERFLSQNMMAAEQFTGQPGSTVPLKETIESFDRLTKGDFDHIPEQAFFLIGGLDDLAKKAESFGAKLES, encoded by the coding sequence ATGGCTGCTACTACTGGAACGACAGAAAAGTCGGACAAATCCACAAAGTCCGAGACCAGCGGCCGCGTGGTGCGAATCACCGGCCCCGTTGTTGACGTCGAGTTCCCGCGCGGCTCCGTGCCGGAGCTGTTCAACGCGCTCAACGCCGAGATCACGTTCGAGGAACTCGCGAAGACCCTGACGCTCGAGGTCGCGCAGCACCTCGGCGACAACCTGGTTCGCACCATTTCGTTGCAGCCCACCGATGGCCTGGTGCGCGGGGTCGAGGTGACGGACAGCGGCAAGCCCATCTCGGTGCCGGTCGGCCAAGAGGTCAAGGGCCACGTTTTCAACGCGCTGGGAGACTGCCTGGACAAGCCGGGCTACGGAGAAGAGTTCGAGCACTGGTCGATTCACCGCAAGCCGCCGCCGTTCGAGGAGCTCGAGCCCCGGACCGAGATGCTGGAGACGGGCCTGAAGGTCGTCGACCTGCTCACCCCGTACGTGCGTGGCGGCAAGATCGCGCTGTTCGGCGGTGCCGGTGTGGGCAAGACGGTACTGATCCAGGAGATGATCAACCGCATTGCCCGGAACTTCGGTGGTACTTCGGTTTTCGCCGGTGTTGGTGAGCGCACCCGTGAGGGCAACGACCTGTGGGTCGAGCTCAAGGAAGCCGACGTGCTCAAGGACACCGCGCTGGTGTTCGGTCAGATGGACGAGCCGCCCGGCACCCGTATGCGGGTGGCGCTGTCCGCGCTGACCATGGCCGAATGGTTCCGTGACGAGGCCGGCCAGGACGTGCTGCTGTTCATCGACAACATCTTCCGGTTCACCCAGGCCGGGTCCGAGGTGTCGACCCTGCTCGGTCGTATGCCGTCCGCGGTGGGTTATCAGCCGACGCTGGCCGACGAGATGGGCGAGCTGCAGGAGCGCATCACCTCGACGCGAGGCAAGTCGATTACGTCCATGCAGGCCGTCTACGTGCCCGCCGACGACTACACCGACCCGGCGCCGGCGACGACGTTCGCCCACCTCGACGCCACCACCGAGCTGTCGCGTTCGGTGTTCTCCAAGGGCATCTTCCCCGCCGTGGACCCGCTGGCGTCGAGCTCGACCATCCTGGACCCGAGTATCGTCGGCGACGATCACTACCGCGTTGCGCAGGAAGTCATCCGAATCCTGCAGCGGTACAAGGATCTTCAGGACATCATCGCGATCCTCGGTATCGACGAACTGTCCGAAGAGGACAAGCCGCTCGTCCAGCGTGCCCGGCGCATCGAGCGCTTCCTGTCGCAGAACATGATGGCGGCCGAGCAGTTCACCGGCCAGCCGGGCTCGACGGTGCCGCTGAAGGAGACCATCGAGTCGTTCGACCGCCTGACCAAGGGAGATTTCGACCACATCCCGGAACAGGCGTTCTTCTTGATCGGTGGCCTCGACGACTTGGCTAAGAAAGCCGAAAGCTTTGGCGCCAAACTGGAATCCTGA
- a CDS encoding F0F1 ATP synthase subunit epsilon, with protein sequence MAELNVEIVAVDRKIWSGETTFLFTRTTVGEIGIMPRHIPLVAQLVDDAMVRVERDGEDDLRIAVDGGFLSVTEESVTILAESAEFESEIDESAAREAAESDDPRIAARGRARLRAVGAID encoded by the coding sequence ATGGCGGAATTGAACGTTGAGATAGTCGCCGTCGACCGAAAGATCTGGTCGGGTGAGACAACGTTTCTGTTCACCCGCACCACCGTCGGTGAGATCGGCATCATGCCGCGGCACATCCCGCTGGTAGCGCAGTTGGTCGACGACGCAATGGTGCGCGTCGAACGCGACGGCGAAGACGATCTGCGGATCGCGGTCGACGGTGGATTCTTGTCCGTCACCGAGGAATCGGTGACCATACTTGCCGAATCCGCCGAGTTCGAGTCGGAGATCGACGAGAGCGCCGCCAGGGAGGCTGCTGAGTCCGATGATCCGCGCATCGCCGCCAGAGGGCGCGCGAGATTGCGCGCCGTCGGCGCGATCGACTGA
- a CDS encoding DUF2550 domain-containing protein codes for MSAPMVGMVVLVVVLAGAVVGLSYRLWKLRQGGTAGIMRDVPAVGGHGWRHGVIRYRGGEAAFYRLSSLRLWPDRRLSRRGVEIVSRRAPRGDEFDIMTDEIVVIELRDTTQDRRSGYEIAFDKGALTAFLSWLESRPSPRSRRRSL; via the coding sequence ATGAGCGCGCCCATGGTCGGCATGGTCGTGCTCGTCGTCGTGCTGGCGGGCGCTGTCGTCGGGCTGAGCTATCGGCTGTGGAAGCTGCGTCAGGGCGGCACGGCCGGGATCATGCGAGACGTTCCCGCGGTCGGAGGCCACGGCTGGCGGCACGGCGTAATCCGTTACCGCGGTGGTGAAGCCGCGTTCTACCGGCTCTCCAGCCTGCGACTGTGGCCGGACCGGCGGCTGAGCCGGCGGGGCGTGGAGATCGTGTCCCGGCGCGCGCCGCGCGGCGATGAGTTCGACATCATGACCGACGAGATCGTCGTCATCGAGCTGCGTGACACGACCCAGGACCGCAGGTCTGGCTACGAGATCGCCTTCGACAAGGGCGCGTTGACCGCGTTCCTGTCCTGGCTGGAGTCGCGTCCCTCACCCCGTTCCCGCCGCCGCAGCCTGTAG
- a CDS encoding cob(I)yrinic acid a,c-diamide adenosyltransferase, with the protein MAVHLTRIYTRTGDDGTTGLSDFSRVSKNDPRLVAYADCDEANSAIGVAVAVGQPDEKLTGVLRQIQNDLFDAGADLSTPVVENPEYPPLRVTQPYIDRLEKWCDTYNEPLPKLNSFVLPGGSPLSALLHVARTVVRRAERSAWAAIDAAPGQVNVLPAKYLNRLSDLLFILSRVANPDGDVLWKPGGENAGA; encoded by the coding sequence ATGGCTGTACACCTGACTCGCATCTACACACGAACCGGCGATGACGGCACCACGGGATTGAGTGATTTCTCGCGTGTCTCCAAGAACGACCCTCGCCTGGTGGCGTACGCCGATTGTGACGAAGCCAACTCGGCGATCGGCGTCGCCGTCGCCGTCGGTCAGCCGGACGAGAAGCTCACGGGTGTGCTGCGGCAGATCCAGAACGATTTGTTCGATGCCGGCGCGGATCTGTCGACTCCTGTGGTCGAAAACCCCGAATATCCGCCGCTGCGGGTCACCCAGCCCTACATCGATCGGCTCGAAAAATGGTGTGACACATATAACGAGCCGCTTCCGAAGCTGAATTCGTTTGTGCTGCCCGGTGGTTCGCCGTTGTCGGCGTTGCTGCACGTGGCCCGTACCGTGGTACGTCGAGCCGAGCGGTCGGCGTGGGCTGCCATCGACGCCGCGCCCGGACAGGTCAACGTCCTGCCGGCGAAATACTTGAACCGCCTGTCGGATCTGCTGTTCATCCTGTCGCGCGTGGCCAACCCCGACGGCGACGTGCTATGGAAACCCGGCGGCGAGAACGCAGGCGCGTAG
- the murA gene encoding UDP-N-acetylglucosamine 1-carboxyvinyltransferase — protein sequence MAERFVVTGGNRLSGGVAVGGAKNSVLKLMAATLLAEGTSTITNCPDILDVPLMAEVLRGLGATVELDGDVARITSPDEPKYDADFAAVRQFRASVCVLGPLVGRCKRARVALPGGDAIGSRPLDMHQAGLRQLGAQCNIEHGCVVAQADTLRGAEIELEFPSVGATENILMAAVVAEGVTTIHNAAREPDVVDLCTMLNQMGAQIEGAGSPTMTITGVPKLHPTEHRVIGDRIVAATWGIAAAITRGDITVTGIDPAHLQVVLHKLHDAGATVTQTDNSFRVAQYERPKAVNVATLPFPGFPTDLQPMAIALASIADGTSMITENVFEARFRFVEEMIRLGADARTDGHHAVVRGLPQLSSAPVWCSDIRAGAGLVLAGLVADGDTEVHDVFHIDRGYPLFVENLAILGAEIERVQ from the coding sequence GTGGCTGAGCGATTCGTGGTGACCGGCGGAAACCGGTTGTCAGGCGGAGTCGCAGTAGGGGGCGCAAAGAACAGCGTGCTCAAGCTGATGGCCGCGACGCTGTTGGCCGAAGGCACCAGCACGATCACCAACTGCCCCGACATCCTGGATGTGCCGCTGATGGCGGAGGTGCTGCGCGGCCTGGGCGCGACCGTTGAACTGGACGGCGACGTCGCGCGGATCACCTCTCCGGATGAGCCGAAGTACGACGCCGACTTCGCGGCGGTGCGACAGTTCCGCGCGTCGGTGTGCGTGCTGGGACCGCTGGTCGGCCGATGCAAGCGCGCCCGCGTCGCGCTGCCGGGCGGCGACGCGATCGGATCGCGCCCGCTGGACATGCATCAGGCCGGGCTGCGCCAACTCGGTGCGCAATGCAACATCGAGCACGGATGCGTGGTGGCACAAGCCGATACGTTGCGCGGGGCGGAGATTGAGCTGGAGTTCCCCTCGGTGGGTGCCACCGAGAACATCCTGATGGCCGCGGTCGTGGCCGAGGGCGTGACCACCATCCACAACGCGGCACGCGAGCCCGACGTCGTGGATCTGTGCACGATGTTGAACCAGATGGGCGCGCAGATCGAGGGCGCGGGGTCGCCGACGATGACCATCACCGGCGTCCCCAAACTGCACCCGACCGAGCACCGCGTCATCGGGGATCGCATCGTCGCCGCCACCTGGGGGATCGCCGCTGCGATAACCCGCGGCGATATCACGGTGACGGGCATCGACCCGGCGCACCTGCAGGTGGTGCTGCACAAGCTGCACGACGCCGGCGCCACCGTCACCCAAACCGACAACAGCTTCCGGGTGGCGCAGTACGAACGACCGAAGGCCGTCAACGTGGCGACCTTGCCGTTCCCCGGATTCCCGACGGACCTGCAGCCGATGGCGATCGCCCTGGCTTCGATCGCCGACGGCACGTCGATGATCACCGAGAACGTATTCGAGGCGCGCTTTCGATTCGTTGAAGAAATGATCCGCCTCGGCGCCGACGCCCGAACCGACGGGCATCACGCCGTCGTCCGGGGGCTGCCGCAATTGTCGAGCGCACCGGTGTGGTGCTCGGACATTCGGGCCGGCGCCGGCCTGGTCTTGGCCGGGCTTGTCGCCGACGGAGACACCGAGGTCCACGACGTCTTCCACATCGATCGCGGCTACCCGTTGTTCGTGGAAAACCTGGCGATTTTGGGAGCGGAGATCGAGCGGGTACAGTAA
- a CDS encoding methylated-DNA--[protein]-cysteine S-methyltransferase, whose protein sequence is MTEYRTIDSPIGLLTLAGHGSVLTNLRMVDQTYEPSRTGWSPNPRAFGEAVEQLGAYFAGELTDFDVELDLRGSEFQRRVWRALLTIPYGETRSYGEIAEQIAAPGAARAVGLANGHNPIAIVVPCHRVIGANGSLTGFGGGLGRKRTLLELEKQRENLTLFD, encoded by the coding sequence ATGACCGAGTACCGCACCATCGACAGCCCGATCGGGCTGCTGACCCTGGCCGGTCACGGCTCGGTGCTGACGAATCTTCGAATGGTCGACCAGACCTACGAACCGAGCCGCACCGGATGGTCGCCGAACCCGCGGGCGTTCGGCGAGGCCGTCGAACAACTCGGCGCGTATTTCGCCGGCGAGCTCACGGATTTCGATGTCGAACTCGACCTGCGAGGCAGCGAATTTCAGCGCCGAGTATGGCGGGCGCTGCTGACCATTCCGTACGGCGAAACCCGCTCCTACGGCGAAATCGCCGAGCAGATCGCAGCGCCGGGCGCCGCCCGCGCCGTCGGGTTGGCCAACGGCCACAACCCGATCGCGATCGTCGTTCCCTGCCATCGGGTCATCGGGGCCAACGGAAGTCTCACCGGCTTCGGCGGTGGGCTCGGCCGAAAGCGCACATTGCTCGAATTGGAAAAGCAACGGGAGAATTTGACACTATTCGATTAA